TGACGGTCGAGCGCGGAATTCAGAGGCACGAGGCGAGTGACATCCGCGATGCCGACGCGTACCCGAACGCGGCTATCGGGCAAACGCTCGGCTTGCTCGATCTGATCGAGGTCGCGTGAGGTGTCGTTGTCAATGGAGGACCAGAGCAGGTGGCGCAGGTCCTGCGTGCCGGGAAGATCGGACTGAGGCGGCGGCGATGCCAGCTCGCTTTGCAATTCCTGCAAGGCGGGTTTGGGGTAATCGGGCTCAAAGCCCCGCGCGACCATCGCCTCACGGGCGGCGGCTACCAGATGAGAGTCTGAAAAGCTTTTAGACATAAATGCCGGCAAGTGGTTCGACATTTCACGCTATCACGCGGTGCAGGCTCGTGTTAATTGCTGTGTTTCGGGAATGCCCGAATACTCGCTTTGCGTATGGTGCATCAAAGATTCCACTCACGTGACTCTTTGGATGCGGCTCATGGAGAAGTCACGAGGGTAAGGAGAACGGTATGGCGCTTCGTGATTTGAAACTGGAGCCGGCGGCGGACAAGGGAGAGTCGCAGCAGCTTGACCTGGACCGGCCCACAGCGGTGGAGATATTTGAGCAGGTTGCGCGGAATGCCCGGCATGAGCTGAGGCGCACCAATCTCACACTGGCGCTTTCGGGTATGGTGGGCGGGCTGACGATGGGCCTGACGGCTCTGGGCGTCTCCGTGGTGAGCGCGAGGCTCGGCACGAGCGATATTGCGCAGACGATTGCGTTTCTACTTTATCCGCTGGGTTTTATTGCCGTGATTCTAGGGCGGGGTCAACTGTTCACGGAGAACACGCTGTATCCGATTGCGTTGATTCTTGCCGAGCGGCGGCATGTGATGAGCACGGCGCGGCTGTGGGCGATTGTGTTTCCTGCCAATGTTGCGGGCACGCTACTGTTTGCTCTGCTGGCGGTTCGCACGAACGCGCTGGACCCTTCAGTGGTGCATGCCTTGACGCAATTAGGGATGGAAGCGGCTGCGCCGTCGATGGGCCACATCTTCTGGAGTGGAGTGATTGGTGGCTGGATTATCGCGATGGTGGCGTGGCTGGTGAGTGGCAGTCATTCGATCACGGGATCGGTTGCGGTGATCTGGATGTTTACGTTCATTGTCGGGCTGGGACATTTTGCGCACTGCATTGCGACCAGCGGCGAGATTATTTCGGCTGTGCTGAATCACGCGCTGCCGTGGACGCAGTATTTGCGGTGGATTGTTCCGGCCACACTCGGCAATATCAGCGGCGGAGTTGTGCTGGTGACATTGTTTGAGTATGGCCAGACCAAGCTGCGTTGAGTCGTCTTTGCGGGGCGGTGAACTCTATGTGACGTTCACCGTCAGGTAGCTCTTCTGGGTGGTGGTCTGGGAGCCGGAGGTGACGGCGGTGGTGATGGTGAATTGGAGCGATCCGGCAGGTGTGACGGTGCTGGACGGGGGCAGGGAGCTGGAGATTTTTGTGGTGGAGCAGCCGAGGCCCGCGAGACCGATTCCGGCGAGCAGGAGGAGCGAAAGCATGCGGCCGCGGAGACGGCGGTTGCCGCGCCAGCCGAGCGGGGTGAGACAAAGCAGCATGCCGAGGAAGACTTCGCCACCCTTGCGTTGGAAGGGATCGCGCGTGTTGCGGGAGGTGGTGGAAGCGCCGGTGGTGGTGATGGTGAGGGTTGTGGTTCCGGCGCCGTTGACGGTGGTGGGGCTGAAGGTGCAGGTGGTGCCGGTGTTGGCCGGTGCGTCGCAGCCAAATTGCACGGCGGAGTTGAGTCCGCCAGTGGCGGCGACGGTGTAGGTGATGGTGCCGCTCTGGCCGGGCGCAAGGGTGAGGCTGGTGGCGCTGGGCGTGACGGTGTAGGACTGCACGGTGAGAGTGAGAGGGCTGGAGGTGGCGGCGCTGAAGTTTGTGTCCCCCAGGTAGGCGGCGGTGAGGCTGTGGTTGCCCCCGCCGAGATTGGTGGTGATCAACTGCGCGGTGGAGAGGCCCTGGCTGGTGGCAAGTGTGGCCGAGCCGAGGATATTGGTTCCGTCATAGAAAACCACGGTGCCAGTGGGCGCGGCGGTCGTGGTGGCCGTGGTGGTGGAGGAGCTTGCGGCTTCGTTCACGCTGGCTGTGAGGGTGACGGGGGTTCCGGCAAGGACGACGCTGGAGGAACTGGTGAGCGTGACGGCGGAGCTGGCGCTTTGCGCGGTGAGCACGAGCGGCGCGGAGGTGCTGGTGAGCCAGTTGTCGTCGCCGGAGTAAATGGCGGTGATGGTGTGGGACTTCACCGTGCTATCGAGCGTGACCTTGGAAAGTACGGCCTGATTGTTGACGAGAGCCACAGCGGCGCCGAGTGCGGTGGTGCCGTCGTAGAAGGTCACGGTTCCGGTAAAGCTCGGCGAGGTTCCGCTGGTGGGGCTCGCCGCGGAGATGACCGCAGTGAAGGTTTCAGGACTGCCTGCGGTATAGGTGGCGGGCAGCGCGGAGAGCGTGGTGACCGTGGAACCTTTGCCGGTGGTGAGCGTGATGGGGTTGGAGGTGGCCGAGGAGTAGTTGTTGTCTCCGTTATACGAGGCTGCGAGCGTGTGGGAGCCGCTGGTGGTGATGGGAATCTGAAGCGTGGCGGTGTAGCTTGGGCCCGAGCCATTGAGCGTGGCCGTGCCGGCGACCGCGCCGTCGAGCACAAAACTGATGGAGCCGGTGGGCGCGATGGTTTGCGAGGACTGGATGGTCGCCGTGGCAGTGATGGTGCTGCCGATGGCCGGCGAGAGCGTGGAAGAGCTGACGCTGAGGCTGGTGCTGAATTTGGTGGAGAGCACGGTTACGGGGCTCGAGGTGTCGGTGGTGTAGTTGCTGTCTCCGCTATAGACGCCGGTGATGCTATGGCTGCCGGCGGCGAGGGTTCCGAGCGTGGCGGAGACCTGGCCGCTGCTCAACTGCTGCGGCGAGCCCACCTGCACGGATGAGCCGGTGAAGTTGTCATAGAACGTAACGGTGCCAGTGGGCACGGGGCCGCTGCCGGTGGCGGCGGCGACAGTGGCGCTGACGGTGACCTGCGCGCCGGGCGAGACATTCTGATAAGACGGCGAGAGCGTGATGACGGATTGCTGCGTTCCTGTGGCCTGCGCGGAGGCAAAGTGCTCGACGAGGGCAGAGGCGTCGAGCGAGCCGAGTCCGGTGGCGAGGTCGTAGCCGGGACTGGCGGAATATCCGTTGCCATTGAGAGTGGTGTTGCCGGTCACGATGT
The DNA window shown above is from Acidobacterium capsulatum ATCC 51196 and carries:
- a CDS encoding formate/nitrite transporter family protein; the encoded protein is MALRDLKLEPAADKGESQQLDLDRPTAVEIFEQVARNARHELRRTNLTLALSGMVGGLTMGLTALGVSVVSARLGTSDIAQTIAFLLYPLGFIAVILGRGQLFTENTLYPIALILAERRHVMSTARLWAIVFPANVAGTLLFALLAVRTNALDPSVVHALTQLGMEAAAPSMGHIFWSGVIGGWIIAMVAWLVSGSHSITGSVAVIWMFTFIVGLGHFAHCIATSGEIISAVLNHALPWTQYLRWIVPATLGNISGGVVLVTLFEYGQTKLR
- a CDS encoding Ig-like domain repeat protein, coding for MRRLSIRHWLPPVFFCLLLASLASAQTTADQTLPHSTSLLASQATSLGAAPQNVRLDHMLLLLQPSASQSAALQTFLGEVNNSASPAFHHWLTPAQYGQQFGPSSDTVAALTTWLTGQGLTVDAVAQGHQWIEISGTVANMEQAFRTRIESYRAGGDTRYANAVPLSAPANLAPAIAGFVSISGIEATTPATLPLSSTTPITPAQLVSAYNLAPLYAKGLNGTGESIAIAARAPVDATSLAAFRAAHSLPAAPATTVLNGAAPASFSNQATLAAAWAGAIAPQASIQVIVSPSTASTDGIDLSAAYAVDHDLAPILLVDAAACESAIASQHAAFYTSLFAQAAAEGITVVVPTGNAGANCSASGTGVNAIAATPYNVAVGGSNFISSSAESAWNQNGLAGSGGASTLIPAPSWQVAAGVPASDPDGSVTRHRYLPDIALAADNLAACSGRVCTAAQSGTAASAAIFAGIMALVDQANASPEGNAAPVLYTLARRQQGVFHDIVTGNTTLNGNGYSASPGYDLATGLGSLDASALVEHFASAQATGTQQSVITLSPSYQNVSPGAQVTVSATVAAATGSGPVPTGTVTFYDNFTGSSVQVGSPQQLSSGQVSATLGTLAAGSHSITGVYSGDSNYTTDTSSPVTVLSTKFSTSLSVSSSTLSPAIGSTITATATIQSSQTIAPTGSISFVLDGAVAGTATLNGSGPSYTATLQIPITTSGSHTLAASYNGDNNYSSATSNPITLTTGKGSTVTTLSALPATYTAGSPETFTAVISAASPTSGTSPSFTGTVTFYDGTTALGAAVALVNNQAVLSKVTLDSTVKSHTITAIYSGDDNWLTSTSAPLVLTAQSASSAVTLTSSSSVVLAGTPVTLTASVNEAASSSTTTATTTAAPTGTVVFYDGTNILGSATLATSQGLSTAQLITTNLGGGNHSLTAAYLGDTNFSAATSSPLTLTVQSYTVTPSATSLTLAPGQSGTITYTVAATGGLNSAVQFGCDAPANTGTTCTFSPTTVNGAGTTTLTITTTGASTTSRNTRDPFQRKGGEVFLGMLLCLTPLGWRGNRRLRGRMLSLLLLAGIGLAGLGCSTTKISSSLPPSSTVTPAGSLQFTITTAVTSGSQTTTQKSYLTVNVT